A genomic region of Photobacterium swingsii contains the following coding sequences:
- the tusB gene encoding sulfurtransferase complex subunit TusB — MLHTVITSPFQTTALADCLRYSRSNDAILLLQDAVIAAIDENNWCQALKKSGLKIYVLREDVLARGLNEKLTNDFEVVDYNGFVLLSTQCETQMKWA, encoded by the coding sequence ATGCTCCATACTGTCATAACATCACCGTTTCAAACGACTGCGCTTGCCGATTGCTTACGCTATAGCAGGTCAAATGATGCAATTTTGCTGCTACAAGACGCCGTTATTGCCGCAATAGATGAAAATAACTGGTGCCAAGCATTAAAAAAATCAGGGCTAAAAATTTATGTTCTTCGCGAAGACGTGCTAGCGCGCGGACTGAATGAAAAACTTACCAATGACTTTGAAGTTGTTGATTATAATGGATTTGTTTTGCTTTCTACTCAATGTGAAACGCAAATGAAATGGGCGTAA
- the rpsL gene encoding 30S ribosomal protein S12 encodes MATINQLVRKPRAKQVVKSNVPALEACPQKRGVCTRVYTTTPKKPNSALRKVCRVRLTNGFEVTSYIGGEGHNLQEHSVVLIRGGRVKDLPGVRYHTVRGALDCAGVNDRKKGRSKYGVKRPKS; translated from the coding sequence ATGGCAACTATTAACCAGTTGGTACGCAAGCCACGTGCAAAGCAAGTTGTTAAAAGCAACGTGCCTGCGCTAGAAGCGTGTCCACAAAAACGTGGTGTATGTACTCGTGTTTACACTACTACACCTAAAAAACCGAACTCAGCACTACGTAAAGTATGTCGTGTTCGTCTAACTAACGGCTTTGAAGTTACTTCATACATCGGCGGTGAAGGTCACAACCTTCAAGAGCACAGTGTTGTTCTTATCCGTGGTGGTCGTGTTAAAGATTTACCAGGTGTGCGTTACCACACTGTTCGCGGTGCACTTGACTGTGCAGGCGTTAATGACCGTAAGAAAGGTCGTTCTAAGTACGGTGTGAAGCGTCCTAAGTCTTAA
- the tusD gene encoding sulfurtransferase complex subunit TusD, producing the protein MTLNYVLVVDGPAYGSQAARSAYQFALALLAAGHQLSRVFFYQDGVYNGSALTAPASDEFDLVSAWQALAKQHNTELQTCVAAALRRGIVGEQEADLNDLPSQNLAAGFEQAGLGGLAEALLSADRVIQF; encoded by the coding sequence ATGACATTGAATTATGTCTTAGTCGTTGATGGACCTGCCTATGGAAGCCAAGCTGCGCGCTCGGCTTACCAGTTTGCTCTTGCACTTTTAGCGGCGGGACATCAGCTTTCTCGGGTCTTCTTTTACCAAGATGGGGTCTATAATGGTTCCGCGTTAACGGCCCCAGCATCAGACGAATTTGATTTAGTGTCAGCGTGGCAAGCCTTAGCTAAGCAGCATAATACCGAGTTGCAAACCTGTGTCGCAGCTGCACTTCGTCGTGGCATTGTTGGTGAGCAAGAAGCCGATCTGAATGATTTACCAAGCCAAAATTTGGCGGCAGGTTTTGAGCAAGCAGGGCTAGGGGGCTTAGCGGAAGCACTGCTGAGTGCTGATCGCGTTATCCAATTCTAA
- a CDS encoding helix-turn-helix transcriptional regulator — protein MMVEGEVVKTRVFTEHDYIILRSYEAVVDGLAALIGPFCEIVLHSLADINTSAIKIANGENTGRKVGSPITDLALRMLRDIEGSERNFSRAYFTRAKGGSLMKSITIAIRNGDNIIIGLLCINVNLDAPFAQILQSFMPTDEAKQAASTVNFASDVDELVDQTVERTIEEINADKNVSNNAKNRQIVMELFDKGIFDIKDAINRVADRLNISKHTVYLYIRQRKTEDGDK, from the coding sequence ATGATGGTCGAAGGCGAGGTGGTGAAAACCCGCGTTTTCACTGAACACGACTACATTATTTTACGTTCATACGAAGCCGTGGTTGATGGCCTTGCCGCTTTGATCGGTCCTTTTTGTGAAATCGTATTGCACTCACTCGCCGATATTAATACCTCTGCCATTAAAATTGCCAATGGTGAGAATACCGGTCGTAAAGTGGGTTCGCCGATTACGGATTTAGCATTGCGTATGCTGCGTGATATTGAAGGGTCTGAGCGCAATTTCTCACGCGCCTATTTCACACGTGCCAAGGGTGGCAGTTTGATGAAGTCGATCACGATTGCGATTCGCAATGGTGACAACATCATCATAGGTTTACTGTGTATTAACGTAAATCTTGATGCGCCTTTTGCGCAAATTCTGCAATCTTTCATGCCGACCGACGAAGCGAAGCAAGCAGCCTCTACTGTTAACTTTGCCAGCGATGTGGATGAGTTGGTTGACCAAACGGTTGAACGCACGATTGAAGAAATCAATGCGGATAAGAATGTCTCAAATAATGCCAAGAATCGCCAAATCGTAATGGAACTGTTCGATAAAGGGATTTTTGATATTAAAGACGCGATTAACCGTGTTGCGGATCGTTTGAATATCTCAAAGCACACCGTGTACCTCTACATTCGTCAGCGTAAAACCGAGGATGGCGACAAATGA
- the slyD gene encoding peptidylprolyl isomerase, with amino-acid sequence MKVTKDIVVSLAYQVKTEEGAVVDQSTTEAPLDYLHGHNNLIVGLEKALEGREAGDKFEVTVSPEEAYGEHMDEMVQRVPADVFQGVDEITVGMRFLADTDQGPIPVEVTEVDGDHVVVDGNHMLAGQTLSFEVEIVALREATAEEAEHGHIHQGGGCCGGGSCGDDHGHDHEHGEGGCCGGEGKSEGGCCSH; translated from the coding sequence ATGAAAGTCACTAAAGACATCGTAGTAAGCTTGGCTTATCAAGTAAAAACAGAAGAAGGTGCAGTAGTTGACCAATCAACGACTGAAGCGCCACTAGATTACCTACACGGTCACAACAACCTAATCGTAGGTCTTGAGAAAGCGCTTGAAGGTCGTGAAGCTGGCGACAAATTTGAAGTGACAGTTTCTCCTGAAGAAGCATACGGCGAGCACATGGACGAAATGGTTCAGCGTGTTCCTGCTGACGTATTCCAAGGTGTTGATGAAATAACTGTTGGTATGCGTTTCCTAGCAGATACAGACCAAGGTCCTATCCCTGTTGAAGTAACGGAAGTTGATGGCGACCACGTTGTTGTTGATGGTAACCACATGCTTGCTGGCCAAACACTGTCTTTTGAAGTTGAAATCGTAGCACTACGTGAAGCAACAGCTGAAGAAGCAGAACACGGCCATATCCACCAAGGTGGCGGCTGTTGTGGTGGTGGTAGCTGTGGCGACGACCACGGTCATGACCACGAGCACGGTGAAGGCGGCTGTTGTGGCGGCGAAGGCAAAAGCGAAGGCGGTTGCTGTTCTCACTAA
- the kefB gene encoding glutathione-regulated potassium-efflux system protein KefB, whose protein sequence is MANDLLSVSVIFLASAVVAVPIAQRLGLGSVLGYLLAGIAIGPWGLGLISDVDAILHFSEFGVVLLLFLIGLELNPKKLWQMRKPILGLGGGQVILTSLVITAVMMLGAYGLASLSLGEGMSWLANMRWQDALVVGMGLALSSTAIALRVIEEQGFGDSETGQSGFAVLLFQDIAVIPMLAILPVLAGGGGGSWLDFAWMLGGIAALLVGGHFLLRPLFRWVVLSGVRELFNVAALLLVIGIAVGMQSLGLSMALGTFLAGVLLAESEYRHELEIAIEPFKGLLLGLFFISVGMAVNLGLLVQYPLLILTAVVALVSLKGFILYGLARLFGTRAKARSQMSVILSQGGEFAFVLFTAAQGEGLLGQQLTSLLLVVVSLSMMTTPLLLVLQNRWFAYRFQAQDSELESDVIDREPRVIIAGFGRFGQVVGRLLFANKIRVTVLERDPSQIQFLRKFGYKVYYGDATQLDLLRAAGADKAEAIIICTDEPGEVMEVVELCQHYFPSLKVLARARSRVEAHQLLNHGVESFSRETFAGALDLGRQALISLGMHPYQAKRAEAHFSKLDDVALRDLLPQHSEDVHLATRAKEARKELEDIFDREMRGERERHNGWD, encoded by the coding sequence ATGGCGAATGATTTACTCTCGGTTAGCGTGATTTTTTTAGCCTCAGCGGTAGTGGCGGTGCCTATTGCACAGCGATTAGGGCTTGGCTCGGTGCTTGGTTATTTATTGGCAGGCATCGCGATTGGCCCGTGGGGGCTGGGACTCATTTCCGATGTTGATGCGATTTTGCACTTCTCTGAGTTCGGGGTGGTCTTACTGCTCTTTTTGATTGGCTTAGAGCTGAACCCCAAAAAATTATGGCAAATGCGCAAACCTATTTTAGGGTTAGGCGGTGGCCAAGTTATTTTAACCAGTTTGGTGATCACCGCAGTGATGATGCTTGGTGCCTATGGCCTGGCATCATTGAGCTTAGGTGAAGGAATGAGCTGGTTGGCTAACATGCGTTGGCAAGATGCCCTCGTGGTTGGAATGGGGTTGGCGCTGTCGTCGACCGCGATTGCGTTACGTGTGATTGAAGAGCAAGGCTTTGGCGACAGCGAAACGGGTCAGTCGGGGTTTGCTGTCTTGCTGTTTCAAGATATCGCCGTGATCCCCATGTTAGCGATCCTGCCCGTACTTGCTGGCGGTGGTGGTGGCAGCTGGCTAGATTTTGCGTGGATGCTGGGCGGCATTGCCGCATTATTGGTTGGCGGTCATTTCTTATTGCGGCCACTTTTCCGTTGGGTGGTGCTGAGCGGCGTACGAGAGTTATTCAATGTTGCTGCGCTCTTATTAGTTATTGGCATTGCAGTTGGCATGCAATCGCTTGGTTTATCGATGGCGTTAGGCACCTTCCTTGCTGGGGTATTATTAGCCGAAAGCGAGTACCGTCACGAGCTGGAAATTGCGATTGAGCCCTTTAAGGGGTTGTTATTAGGCTTGTTCTTCATTTCTGTTGGCATGGCGGTCAACCTTGGATTGCTGGTGCAATACCCGCTGTTGATCTTGACCGCGGTTGTTGCCTTGGTGTCACTCAAAGGCTTTATTCTTTATGGTTTAGCACGGCTGTTTGGGACCCGAGCCAAAGCGCGTAGCCAAATGTCGGTGATATTAAGCCAGGGGGGGGAATTTGCTTTTGTGCTATTTACTGCCGCGCAAGGCGAGGGGTTACTCGGGCAGCAGCTCACCAGCTTGTTGTTGGTGGTGGTGAGTCTATCGATGATGACCACGCCGCTATTATTGGTATTGCAAAATCGCTGGTTTGCTTATCGTTTTCAGGCACAAGACAGCGAATTAGAAAGTGACGTGATCGATCGTGAACCGCGGGTGATTATTGCGGGCTTTGGTCGATTTGGCCAAGTTGTTGGACGCTTACTGTTTGCCAATAAAATTCGCGTGACTGTGCTTGAGCGCGATCCGAGCCAAATCCAGTTTCTGCGTAAGTTCGGCTATAAGGTGTATTACGGTGATGCGACCCAATTAGATTTGCTGCGAGCGGCTGGGGCCGACAAGGCGGAGGCCATTATTATCTGCACCGATGAGCCGGGTGAAGTGATGGAAGTGGTAGAGCTATGCCAGCATTACTTCCCTAGCTTAAAAGTACTGGCCCGTGCCCGTAGCCGTGTCGAAGCGCATCAGTTGTTAAATCATGGTGTTGAGAGTTTCTCTCGTGAAACCTTTGCAGGTGCCCTTGATTTAGGTCGCCAAGCCCTTATATCTCTTGGCATGCATCCGTATCAAGCCAAGCGTGCTGAAGCGCATTTTAGTAAACTCGATGATGTTGCATTACGCGATTTACTGCCGCAACATTCTGAAGATGTCCATTTAGCGACGCGTGCGAAAGAAGCGCGTAAAGAGCTAGAAGACATTTTTGATCGCGAGATGCGTGGTGAACGTGAACGACATAACGGTTGGGACTGA
- a CDS encoding WD40 repeat domain-containing protein, translating into MRSISQRICLILTVIVLSGCFFTGSEVQRWQLATDGATSFSLSRDGRFALYYTNAQGIVLWDLQQNKNLAKFGSQDPAHNTVISSAISDNNRYAITATAQNFAVWDLAWGQSDGLWSISDGIIRDIDIANNGQHVVLGLSNGKALYIDLGTGRRLEFLAHREKVNSVAISPNGQYVLSGGNDYMAYFWDTKTGQIRNRFEHTSRISRVALQRDGLLALTADGTNEAYIWDLTTGEQQAQLSVRLRQQNLSSARFSDDGKTLATGTPAKRVELWDTATGENLGRWEAATQQDARPPSAVVYDVAITSTGQVISGASSGIAQAWTTD; encoded by the coding sequence ATGCGTTCAATTTCGCAAAGAATTTGCTTAATCCTGACAGTTATAGTCCTAAGCGGCTGTTTTTTCACAGGCTCGGAAGTACAGCGCTGGCAACTTGCCACTGATGGTGCCACCAGCTTTAGTCTTAGCCGTGATGGCCGTTTTGCACTGTATTACACTAATGCACAAGGTATCGTACTGTGGGATCTACAGCAAAACAAAAACTTAGCAAAGTTTGGCTCACAAGATCCAGCGCACAATACTGTAATAAGTAGTGCAATTTCAGATAACAACCGCTATGCCATTACCGCCACCGCCCAAAACTTTGCCGTTTGGGACCTTGCTTGGGGGCAATCTGATGGCTTATGGTCAATTTCAGATGGCATTATTCGGGATATAGATATCGCCAATAATGGCCAACACGTTGTCCTTGGACTATCAAATGGCAAAGCACTTTATATCGACTTGGGCACCGGACGGCGCTTAGAGTTCCTTGCTCACCGAGAAAAAGTCAATTCCGTCGCTATTTCCCCAAACGGTCAATATGTTTTGTCAGGTGGCAATGACTACATGGCGTATTTTTGGGATACCAAAACCGGTCAAATTCGTAACCGCTTTGAACACACCTCACGCATCAGCCGTGTCGCACTGCAACGTGATGGCTTATTAGCCCTCACCGCAGACGGTACCAATGAAGCATACATATGGGATCTGACTACAGGCGAGCAACAAGCTCAACTCTCAGTGCGGCTACGCCAACAAAACCTCTCAAGTGCCCGTTTTTCAGATGATGGCAAAACATTGGCAACGGGAACACCCGCCAAACGCGTTGAATTGTGGGACACCGCAACGGGAGAAAACTTAGGTCGCTGGGAAGCGGCAACACAGCAAGATGCTCGACCGCCATCCGCAGTCGTGTATGATGTGGCCATTACGTCTACTGGGCAGGTAATATCAGGGGCTTCCTCTGGTATCGCTCAGGCATGGACAACCGATTGA
- the rpsG gene encoding 30S ribosomal protein S7, whose amino-acid sequence MPRRRVIGQRKILPDPKFKSELLAKFVNILMVDGKKSTAEKIVYTALEAMAEKSGEDHLAVFEKALENVRPSVEVKSRRVGGSTYQVPVEVRPVRRNALAMRWLVEASRKRGEKSMAMRLAAEMLDAADNKGSAVKKREDVHRMADANKAFAHYRW is encoded by the coding sequence ATGCCACGTCGTCGCGTAATCGGTCAGCGTAAGATCCTTCCAGATCCTAAGTTCAAATCTGAACTGCTGGCAAAATTCGTTAACATCCTAATGGTTGACGGTAAAAAATCTACTGCTGAAAAAATCGTATACACTGCTCTAGAAGCAATGGCTGAAAAGTCTGGTGAAGATCACCTAGCTGTATTCGAAAAAGCTCTTGAAAATGTACGCCCATCGGTAGAAGTTAAATCTCGCCGTGTTGGTGGTTCAACTTACCAAGTACCTGTAGAAGTACGTCCGGTTCGCCGTAACGCACTTGCTATGCGTTGGTTGGTTGAAGCTTCGCGCAAGCGTGGTGAAAAATCTATGGCTATGCGTCTTGCAGCTGAAATGCTAGATGCGGCTGACAACAAAGGTTCTGCTGTTAAGAAACGTGAAGACGTTCACCGTATGGCAGACGCGAACAAAGCGTTCGCACATTACCGCTGGTAA
- the tusC gene encoding sulfurtransferase complex subunit TusC, whose translation MKPLGFVFRTPPHGVTAGREGLDAVLATSAYSEDLHLFFIGDGVFQLLKNQQPKAILSRDYIATFKMLELYDIENIYVCQQSLTERGIAEEDILIDVSVLSPEALTERLQTCQRVLSF comes from the coding sequence ATGAAACCACTTGGCTTTGTATTTCGAACCCCCCCACACGGTGTGACAGCAGGACGAGAAGGACTCGACGCTGTATTAGCCACATCGGCGTACAGTGAAGATTTGCACCTGTTTTTTATTGGTGATGGTGTTTTTCAATTATTGAAAAATCAGCAACCCAAAGCCATTCTTTCCCGTGATTATATCGCAACCTTCAAAATGCTTGAGCTGTACGATATTGAAAATATTTATGTCTGCCAGCAATCATTAACAGAGCGTGGTATCGCAGAAGAAGACATATTAATTGATGTTTCAGTGCTATCACCTGAGGCTCTTACTGAGCGTCTGCAAACCTGTCAACGTGTACTAAGCTTTTGA
- the fusA gene encoding elongation factor G: MARKTPIERYRNIGICAHVDAGKTTTTERILFYTGLSHKIGEVHDGAATMDWMEQEQERGITITSAATTTFWRGMEGQFPEHRVNIIDTPGHVDFTIEVERSLRVLDGAVVVFCGSSGVEPQSETVWRQADKYEVPRMVFVNKMDRTGADFLRVVDQIKNRLGANPVPIHLNIGAEEEFKGVVDLIKMKAINWNEDDQGMTFTYEDIPADMQDLADEWRENLVESAAEATEELMEKYLEEGELSESEIKAGLRQRTLNNEIVLATCGSAFKNKGVQAVLDAVIEFLPSPTEVRAIHGEDMDGNTVERHSSDDEPFAALAFKIATDPFVGNLTFMRVYSGVVNSGDTVYNPVKEKRERFGRIVQMHANKREEVKEVRAGDIAAAIGLKYATTGDTLCDQDNKVILERMEFPEPVIQIAVEPRSQADQEKMGIALGKLAAEDPSFRVETDDESGQTLISGMGELHLDIIVDRMKREFSVECNVGKPQVAYRETIRGNAEVEGKFIRQSGGRGQYGHVWLKIEPSEQGEGFVFVDEIVGGTVPKEYISSVAKGIEEQMNNGVLAGYPVLDVKATLFDGSYHDVDSSEMAFKIAGSMAFRKGALEANPVILEPMMKVEVTTPEDWMGDVVGDLNRRRGMIEGMDDGPAGLKIIRAQVPLSVMFGYATDLRSATQGRASYSMEFSEYAEVPKNVADSIIADRT, encoded by the coding sequence GTGGCTCGTAAAACTCCTATTGAGCGCTACCGTAACATCGGTATCTGTGCTCACGTAGACGCCGGTAAAACCACTACTACTGAGCGTATCCTGTTCTACACTGGCCTTTCTCATAAGATCGGTGAAGTACACGACGGCGCAGCAACCATGGACTGGATGGAGCAGGAGCAAGAACGTGGTATCACTATCACATCTGCTGCAACTACTACCTTCTGGCGTGGTATGGAAGGTCAATTTCCTGAGCATCGCGTAAACATCATTGACACCCCTGGACACGTTGACTTTACTATTGAAGTAGAACGTTCTTTGCGCGTACTTGATGGTGCTGTTGTTGTATTTTGTGGCTCTTCGGGCGTTGAACCTCAGTCTGAGACTGTATGGCGTCAAGCTGATAAATACGAAGTTCCACGTATGGTTTTCGTAAACAAGATGGACCGTACTGGTGCTGACTTCCTACGTGTTGTTGACCAGATCAAAAACCGTCTTGGCGCAAACCCTGTGCCTATTCATTTGAATATTGGTGCAGAAGAAGAATTCAAAGGCGTTGTTGACCTGATCAAGATGAAGGCAATCAACTGGAATGAAGATGATCAGGGTATGACATTTACCTATGAAGACATTCCAGCTGACATGCAAGACTTGGCAGATGAATGGCGTGAAAACTTAGTTGAATCAGCGGCTGAAGCTACTGAAGAACTAATGGAAAAGTACCTGGAAGAAGGCGAACTGTCTGAATCTGAAATTAAAGCAGGTTTACGCCAGCGTACTTTAAACAACGAAATCGTCCTAGCGACATGTGGTTCTGCATTCAAGAACAAAGGTGTTCAGGCAGTACTAGACGCGGTTATCGAATTCCTACCATCACCAACGGAAGTAAGAGCTATCCACGGTGAAGATATGGACGGTAACACAGTAGAGCGTCACTCTAGCGATGATGAACCTTTTGCGGCGCTAGCATTCAAGATCGCAACTGACCCATTCGTTGGCAACCTTACGTTTATGCGTGTTTATTCAGGCGTTGTTAACTCTGGTGACACCGTTTATAACCCAGTTAAAGAAAAACGTGAGCGTTTTGGTCGTATCGTACAGATGCATGCAAACAAGCGCGAAGAAGTAAAAGAAGTTCGTGCTGGTGATATTGCGGCTGCTATCGGTCTTAAATATGCGACTACAGGTGATACGCTATGTGACCAAGATAATAAAGTTATCCTTGAGCGCATGGAATTCCCTGAACCAGTTATTCAGATCGCGGTAGAACCGCGTTCTCAAGCGGATCAAGAGAAAATGGGTATCGCACTAGGTAAACTAGCTGCAGAAGATCCATCTTTCCGTGTAGAAACAGACGATGAATCAGGTCAGACGTTAATTTCTGGCATGGGTGAACTTCACCTAGATATCATCGTTGATCGTATGAAGCGTGAATTCAGCGTCGAATGTAATGTTGGTAAACCTCAGGTTGCTTATCGCGAAACTATTCGTGGTAACGCTGAAGTGGAAGGCAAGTTCATTCGTCAATCTGGTGGTCGAGGCCAATACGGACACGTATGGCTAAAAATCGAACCATCAGAACAGGGTGAAGGCTTCGTATTCGTTGATGAGATTGTGGGCGGCACTGTACCTAAAGAATACATTAGTTCAGTTGCCAAAGGTATCGAAGAGCAGATGAACAACGGTGTACTAGCGGGTTACCCGGTACTCGATGTGAAAGCAACGCTATTCGATGGTTCTTACCACGATGTTGATTCAAGCGAAATGGCGTTTAAGATCGCAGGTTCAATGGCATTCAGGAAAGGTGCTCTTGAGGCAAACCCTGTAATTCTTGAACCTATGATGAAAGTTGAAGTAACCACGCCAGAAGATTGGATGGGTGATGTTGTTGGTGACCTTAACCGTCGCCGCGGCATGATCGAAGGTATGGATGATGGCCCTGCTGGCCTTAAAATTATCCGTGCACAAGTACCACTATCTGTGATGTTTGGTTACGCAACCGATTTACGTTCTGCAACGCAAGGTCGTGCATCGTACTCTATGGAATTTAGCGAATACGCTGAAGTACCTAAGAACGTTGCTGACAGTATTATTGCAGATCGCACGTAA
- the fkpA gene encoding FKBP-type peptidyl-prolyl cis-trans isomerase codes for MKPVLKMSVLAATILLAVGCQDEKAAETKPAEPAKVEQVAAEAAPATFATEDEKAAYAIGASLAQYLAANLDQQQELGLNLDRESVLAGVSDVFADKSRLTPEETQQALQDLDKRVSDIVEAKAKAEAEKTVKAGEEYRADFEKLEGVTKTESGLLYQVETAADGEKPAATDTVKVHYKGMLTDGTEFDSSYKRNQPATFPLNQVIPGWTEGVQLMPVGSKFKFVIPPELAYGAQANPTIPANSTLVFEVELLEIVKADKPATDAQTQ; via the coding sequence ATGAAACCTGTTCTAAAAATGTCAGTTTTGGCTGCAACAATTTTGCTTGCAGTGGGCTGCCAAGATGAAAAAGCGGCGGAAACAAAACCGGCAGAGCCAGCAAAAGTAGAGCAGGTTGCAGCTGAAGCAGCACCAGCCACTTTCGCGACTGAAGATGAAAAAGCGGCATACGCAATTGGTGCATCTCTAGCACAATACCTAGCTGCTAACCTAGACCAACAACAAGAACTTGGTCTGAACCTAGATCGTGAAAGCGTACTGGCTGGTGTGAGTGATGTGTTTGCAGACAAGAGCCGCTTAACGCCTGAAGAAACACAACAAGCGCTTCAAGATCTAGACAAGCGTGTTTCTGACATTGTTGAAGCAAAAGCAAAAGCAGAAGCTGAGAAAACAGTGAAAGCGGGTGAAGAGTACCGTGCTGACTTCGAAAAATTGGAAGGCGTAACGAAAACTGAATCAGGTCTACTTTACCAAGTAGAAACTGCGGCTGATGGTGAAAAACCAGCAGCGACAGATACAGTAAAAGTACATTACAAAGGGATGCTAACTGACGGTACTGAGTTTGATAGCTCGTACAAGCGTAACCAACCTGCGACTTTCCCTCTGAACCAAGTGATCCCTGGTTGGACGGAAGGCGTACAACTTATGCCTGTTGGTTCTAAATTTAAGTTTGTTATCCCGCCTGAGCTTGCATACGGCGCACAAGCTAACCCAACGATCCCTGCTAACTCAACACTTGTTTTCGAAGTTGAGCTACTAGAAATCGTAAAAGCAGATAAACCAGCGACTGACGCTCAAACGCAGTAA
- a CDS encoding SlyX family protein, with amino-acid sequence MTEIEQLRVQVDELEMKQAFQEQTIEELNEALTAQQFLIERMQVQMKFLVEKQKSSQTSNLADESEETPPPHY; translated from the coding sequence ATGACAGAAATTGAACAGCTACGTGTACAAGTCGATGAATTGGAAATGAAACAAGCCTTCCAAGAACAAACGATTGAAGAGCTGAATGAAGCGCTAACCGCTCAGCAGTTTTTAATTGAGCGTATGCAGGTACAAATGAAATTCTTGGTTGAGAAACAAAAAAGCAGCCAAACGTCTAACCTTGCAGACGAATCAGAAGAAACACCACCACCGCATTATTAA
- a CDS encoding YheV family putative zinc ribbon protein, which produces MAKKRFIAGAICPACKQQDTLRWWQENNIEMVECVACDHTDRRLPQAAENSEHIADDKPEQVIGIFKPE; this is translated from the coding sequence ATGGCGAAGAAACGTTTTATTGCAGGTGCGATTTGCCCTGCGTGCAAGCAACAAGATACATTGCGCTGGTGGCAAGAAAACAACATCGAGATGGTTGAGTGTGTCGCTTGCGACCATACGGACCGCCGTTTGCCGCAAGCTGCAGAAAACAGTGAACATATTGCTGATGATAAGCCAGAGCAAGTCATCGGTATTTTTAAGCCAGAGTGA